A genomic window from Bacteroidota bacterium includes:
- the sucC gene encoding ADP-forming succinate--CoA ligase subunit beta: MNLHEYQAKIVLKKYGVKVPEGLVATSPNEALQVAHNLYSYTGTEKFAVKAQIHAGGRGKGGGVKIASSEQEVYTCAEQILGMQLITPQTKPEGKKVSKVLVEQNIYYSGENPILEFYVSILLDRKSGKNIIMYSPRGGMDIEKVAEETPELIYKEVIAPGMGVQPFQCRKIAFNLGLAGQAYKNMIPFIENLYAAYLGSDASLIEINPVIKTSDNLIIAADAKVVVDNNALFKHPGIFEMRDPDEEDPTEVEAGKFGLNFIKLDGNVGCMVNGAGLAMATMDIIKLSGGAPANFLDVGGSANAKRVEEAFRIILSDTNVKAILINIFGGIVRCDRVATGIVDAYKSIGEISIPIIVRLQGTNAKEAKVILDNSGLEVKSAILLEDAAKLVTEVIRES; this comes from the coding sequence ATACGGAGTTAAAGTTCCCGAAGGCCTGGTTGCCACATCGCCGAATGAGGCATTACAGGTGGCTCATAATTTATATTCATACACCGGCACGGAAAAGTTTGCCGTAAAAGCACAAATCCATGCCGGAGGCAGAGGAAAGGGTGGTGGTGTAAAGATTGCATCTTCCGAGCAGGAAGTATATACGTGTGCCGAGCAGATATTGGGAATGCAGCTTATTACTCCGCAAACAAAGCCTGAAGGAAAAAAAGTCAGCAAAGTTCTTGTTGAGCAAAATATATATTACAGCGGGGAAAATCCAATTCTGGAGTTTTACGTCAGTATTTTACTCGACCGTAAATCCGGCAAAAATATAATAATGTATTCGCCCCGAGGAGGAATGGATATTGAGAAAGTAGCCGAGGAAACACCTGAATTAATTTATAAGGAAGTAATCGCCCCGGGTATGGGTGTTCAACCTTTTCAGTGTCGCAAAATAGCTTTCAATCTTGGACTTGCAGGTCAGGCTTATAAAAATATGATTCCGTTTATAGAAAATTTATATGCCGCCTATTTGGGCAGCGATGCCAGTCTTATAGAGATTAACCCGGTTATCAAAACCTCCGATAACCTTATTATTGCTGCTGATGCAAAGGTAGTGGTTGACAATAATGCATTGTTCAAGCATCCGGGAATATTTGAAATGAGAGATCCCGATGAAGAGGATCCTACAGAAGTTGAAGCCGGTAAATTCGGATTAAATTTTATTAAGCTTGACGGCAATGTGGGGTGTATGGTAAATGGAGCAGGGCTTGCTATGGCCACTATGGACATTATTAAATTATCAGGCGGGGCTCCTGCAAATTTTCTGGATGTTGGCGGTTCGGCAAACGCAAAGAGGGTGGAAGAAGCCTTTAGGATTATTTTGAGTGATACTAATGTGAAAGCTATTTTGATAAATATCTTTGGCGGTATTGTTCGCTGTGACAGAGTCGCCACGGGCATTGTAGATGCGTACAAATCAATCGGAGAAATTTCGATTCCGATTATTGTTAGATTGCAGGGTACAAATGCGAAAGAAGCTAAAGTAATTTTGGACAACTCGGGACTGGAAGTAAAATCAGCTATACTGCTGGAAGATGCTGCCAAACTCGTTACCGAGGTTATCCGGGAGTCATAA